In one Streptomyces sp. NBC_00597 genomic region, the following are encoded:
- a CDS encoding DoxX family protein, which produces MTRTDVPSAARPGLRERAARYALLPLRIFLGVTFVYAGLDKLTDSAFLSVSGPGSIGELMHGVRDTSAIPALVDWALLSPVGFAVVLAIGELLVGLGVLAGLLTRIAATGGALISLSLWLTVSWQVSPYYYGNDLIYLMAWIPMILAGAPYLSLDSLIRSRRSRRTA; this is translated from the coding sequence GTGACCCGAACTGACGTCCCTTCCGCCGCCCGGCCCGGACTACGGGAACGGGCCGCCCGCTACGCCCTGCTGCCGCTGCGGATCTTCCTCGGCGTGACCTTCGTCTACGCGGGCCTGGACAAGCTGACCGACTCCGCGTTCCTGTCCGTCTCCGGCCCCGGCTCCATCGGCGAGCTGATGCACGGCGTGCGCGACACCTCCGCGATCCCCGCCCTGGTGGACTGGGCCCTGCTGTCGCCCGTCGGCTTCGCCGTGGTGCTGGCCATCGGTGAGCTCCTGGTCGGCCTGGGCGTCCTGGCCGGCCTGCTGACCCGGATCGCGGCCACCGGCGGAGCGCTGATCTCGCTCAGCCTGTGGCTCACGGTGTCCTGGCAGGTGTCCCCGTACTACTACGGCAACGACCTGATCTACCTGATGGCCTGGATCCCGATGATCCTGGCCGGTGCGCCCTACCTGTCGCTGGACTCGCTGATCCGGTCGCGCCGGTCCCGGCGGACCGCGTAG
- a CDS encoding response regulator transcription factor, giving the protein MTEETGIGAVARHVRVVLVDDHRMFRTGVQAEIGETARTGVEVVGEAADVDQAVTVITATRPEVVLLDVHLPGGGGVEVLRRCAPLMAAAEDQVRFLALSVSDAAEDVIGVIRGGARGYVTKTITGTDLVDSIFRVQEGDAVFSPRLAGFVLDAFASTDAPPVDEDLDRLTQREREVLRLIARGYAYKEIAKQLFISVKTVESHVSAVLRKLQLSNRHELTRWATARRLV; this is encoded by the coding sequence ATGACCGAAGAGACCGGCATCGGGGCAGTGGCCAGGCACGTTCGGGTGGTGCTCGTCGACGACCACCGGATGTTCCGTACGGGCGTGCAGGCCGAGATCGGCGAGACCGCCCGGACCGGGGTCGAAGTCGTCGGCGAGGCGGCCGATGTCGACCAGGCCGTCACCGTCATCACCGCCACCCGGCCCGAGGTGGTCCTGCTCGACGTGCACCTGCCCGGTGGCGGCGGTGTCGAGGTGCTGCGGCGCTGCGCCCCGCTGATGGCGGCGGCCGAGGACCAGGTGAGGTTCCTGGCCCTGTCGGTGTCGGACGCCGCCGAGGACGTCATCGGGGTCATCCGGGGCGGCGCGCGCGGGTACGTCACCAAGACCATCACCGGGACCGACCTGGTGGACTCGATCTTCCGGGTGCAGGAGGGGGACGCGGTGTTCTCGCCGCGGCTCGCGGGCTTCGTGCTCGACGCCTTCGCCTCGACGGACGCACCGCCGGTCGACGAGGACCTGGACCGCCTCACGCAGCGCGAGCGCGAGGTGCTGCGGCTGATCGCGCGCGGGTACGCGTACAAGGAGATCGCCAAGCAGCTCTTCATCTCGGTCAAGACCGTCGAATCGCACGTCTCGGCGGTGCTCCGCAAGCTCCAGCTCTCCAACCGTCACGAGCTGACCCGCTGGGCGACGGCGCGCCGCCTGGTCTGA
- a CDS encoding PspC domain-containing protein produces MPVSAAPRPPHTADADEPVQRRLYRSADGRMLGGVARGLAGHLGLPVVWVRLAFLGLFMWGDGLGVLLYAAFWVFVPLGVGGRTGHRSFFETLSDGTRRLRKPDKGQITALIALCIGAGIFISKVQLGGTSGRYVWPTLLVGAGVVLVWRQADNARRAHWGAAAGRNARLLQLARGFAGVALVGVGLTVFIVVRGSAAQLGNVLTAALAVLVGIALLAGPWLIRMTQDLSEERLMRIRAQERAEVAAHVHDSVLHTLTLIQRNAEDVGEVRRLARAQERELRNWLYKPEGTGKDEAEEPTTLAEAVKKTAAEVEDHHGVPIEVVVVGDCPLDEKLAAQMQAAREAMVNAAKYGGEGGPVQVYAEVEGQQVFVSVRDRGPGFDIDAVPDDRMGVRESIIGRMQRNGGTARLRSAPDGGTEVELEMERAANAA; encoded by the coding sequence ATGCCCGTCTCCGCCGCCCCCCGCCCCCCGCACACGGCAGATGCCGACGAACCGGTCCAGCGCAGGCTCTACCGCAGCGCCGACGGTCGGATGCTCGGCGGTGTAGCGCGCGGTCTCGCCGGGCACCTCGGGCTGCCCGTCGTCTGGGTCCGGCTCGCCTTCCTCGGCCTGTTCATGTGGGGCGACGGACTGGGCGTCCTGCTGTACGCCGCGTTCTGGGTCTTCGTACCGCTGGGGGTCGGCGGCCGCACCGGCCACCGCTCCTTCTTCGAGACCCTCTCCGACGGCACCCGCCGCCTGCGCAAACCCGACAAGGGGCAGATCACCGCGCTCATCGCCCTGTGCATCGGCGCCGGGATCTTCATCTCCAAGGTCCAGCTCGGCGGCACCTCCGGCCGGTACGTGTGGCCGACGCTGCTGGTCGGCGCCGGCGTGGTCCTCGTCTGGCGGCAGGCCGACAACGCCCGCCGCGCCCACTGGGGCGCGGCCGCCGGGCGCAACGCCCGCCTGCTCCAGCTGGCCCGCGGGTTCGCCGGGGTCGCGCTGGTCGGGGTGGGCCTGACCGTCTTCATCGTCGTACGCGGCTCCGCGGCGCAGCTCGGCAACGTACTGACCGCGGCCCTCGCCGTCCTCGTCGGCATAGCCCTGTTGGCCGGACCCTGGCTGATCCGGATGACCCAGGACCTCTCCGAGGAACGCCTGATGCGCATCCGCGCCCAGGAGCGCGCCGAGGTCGCCGCCCACGTACACGACTCGGTGCTGCACACCCTCACCCTGATCCAGCGCAACGCGGAGGACGTCGGCGAGGTGCGCCGCCTCGCCCGGGCGCAGGAGCGGGAGCTGCGGAACTGGCTGTACAAGCCAGAAGGCACCGGCAAGGACGAGGCGGAGGAACCCACCACCCTCGCGGAGGCCGTCAAGAAGACGGCGGCCGAGGTGGAGGACCACCACGGCGTCCCGATCGAGGTCGTCGTGGTCGGCGACTGCCCGCTCGACGAGAAGCTGGCCGCACAGATGCAGGCCGCGCGCGAGGCGATGGTCAACGCCGCCAAGTACGGTGGCGAGGGCGGGCCGGTGCAGGTGTACGCCGAGGTGGAGGGGCAGCAGGTGTTCGTTTCCGTACGGGACCGGGGGCCGGGCTTCGACATCGACGCGGTACCGGACGACCGCATGGGCGTACGAGAATCGATCATCGGCCGGATGCAGCGCAACGGCGGGACCGCACGGCTGCGGTCCGCGCCCGACGGCGGCACGGAAGTCGAGCTGGAGATGGAGAGGGCGGCGAACGCAGCATGA
- the guaA gene encoding glutamine-hydrolyzing GMP synthase translates to MPEAPSAAHDSAPDTVLVVDFGAQYAQLIARRVREARVYSEIVPSTMPVAEMLAKNPKAIILSGGPSSVYEEGAPRLDDGLALFESGVPVFGMCYGFQLMATTLGGTVDNTGAREYGRTPLAVSKAGSTLFEGTPENQSVWMSHGDACSAAPEGFTVTASTNVVPVAAFENDEKKLYGVQYHPEVMHSTHGQLVLEHFLYRGAGLEPTWTTGNIVEEQVAAIREQVGDKRAICGLSGGVDSAVAAALVQKAIGSQLTCVYVDHGLMRKGETEQVEKDFVAATGVQLKVVDAQERFLTALAGVSDPETKRKIIGREFIRVFEQAQLEILQEDGPAVAFLVQGTLYPDVVESGGGTGTANIKSHHNVGGLPDDIEFELVEPLRQLFKDEVRMVGQELGLPDEIVQRQPFPGPGLGIRIVGEVTKERLDLLREADAIARHELTAAGLDREIWQCPVVLLADVRSVGVQGDGRTYGHPIVLRPVSSEDAMTADWTRMPYEVLARISTRITNEVPDVNRVVLDCTSKPPGTIEWE, encoded by the coding sequence GTGCCAGAAGCACCCTCCGCCGCCCACGACAGCGCCCCGGACACGGTTCTCGTCGTCGACTTCGGCGCCCAGTACGCCCAGCTCATCGCCCGCCGCGTCCGCGAGGCCCGGGTCTACAGCGAGATCGTGCCCAGCACGATGCCCGTGGCCGAGATGCTGGCCAAGAACCCCAAGGCGATCATCCTCTCCGGCGGCCCGTCCTCCGTCTACGAAGAGGGCGCCCCGCGCCTGGACGACGGCCTGGCCCTGTTCGAGTCCGGCGTCCCCGTCTTCGGCATGTGCTACGGCTTCCAGCTGATGGCGACCACCCTGGGTGGCACCGTCGACAACACCGGCGCCCGCGAGTACGGCCGTACGCCGCTCGCCGTCTCCAAGGCCGGCTCCACGCTCTTCGAGGGCACCCCCGAGAACCAGTCGGTGTGGATGTCCCACGGCGACGCCTGCTCCGCCGCTCCCGAGGGCTTCACCGTCACCGCGTCGACGAACGTCGTCCCGGTCGCGGCCTTCGAGAACGACGAGAAGAAGCTCTACGGCGTGCAGTACCACCCCGAGGTGATGCACTCCACGCACGGCCAGCTGGTGCTGGAGCACTTCCTCTACCGCGGCGCCGGCCTGGAGCCCACCTGGACCACCGGCAACATCGTCGAGGAGCAGGTCGCGGCCATCCGCGAGCAGGTCGGCGACAAGCGCGCCATCTGCGGCCTCTCCGGCGGCGTGGACTCCGCGGTCGCCGCGGCCCTCGTCCAGAAGGCCATCGGCTCCCAGCTGACCTGCGTGTACGTCGACCACGGCCTGATGCGCAAGGGCGAGACCGAGCAGGTCGAGAAGGACTTCGTCGCCGCCACCGGCGTACAGCTGAAGGTCGTCGACGCGCAGGAGCGCTTCCTGACCGCGCTCGCCGGCGTCTCCGACCCGGAGACCAAGCGGAAGATCATCGGTCGCGAGTTCATCCGCGTCTTCGAGCAGGCCCAGCTGGAGATCCTCCAGGAGGACGGCCCCGCGGTGGCCTTCCTGGTCCAGGGCACCCTGTACCCGGACGTCGTCGAGTCCGGCGGCGGCACCGGCACCGCCAACATCAAGTCCCACCACAACGTCGGCGGCCTCCCCGACGACATCGAGTTCGAGCTCGTCGAGCCGCTGCGCCAGCTGTTCAAGGACGAGGTCCGGATGGTCGGCCAGGAGCTCGGCCTGCCGGACGAGATCGTCCAGCGCCAGCCCTTCCCGGGCCCCGGCCTCGGCATCCGCATCGTCGGCGAGGTCACCAAGGAGCGCCTGGACCTGCTCCGCGAGGCCGACGCCATCGCCCGCCACGAGCTGACCGCGGCCGGCCTGGACCGCGAGATCTGGCAGTGCCCGGTCGTCCTGCTCGCGGACGTCCGCAGCGTCGGCGTCCAGGGCGACGGCCGCACCTACGGTCACCCGATCGTGCTGCGCCCCGTCTCCTCCGAGGACGCCATGACCGCGGACTGGACGCGCATGCCGTACGAGGTGCTCGCGCGGATCTCCACCCGCATCACCAACGAGGTGCCCGACGTGAACCGCGTCGTCCTCGACTGCACGAGCAAGCCCCCGGGCACCATCGAGTGGGAGTAG
- a CDS encoding class II aldolase/adducin family protein yields the protein MAEQPVPVPVDRLRFPMPPVHTDPDVERAHRKGRLAGALRLFGRLGYEEGVAGHASTRDPEFRDCYWTNPFGQALSALTADDLLLVDGDGRVLQGDRRVNELAFAVHAAVHRARPDAVAVVHTHAPYGRALAALGELLAPITEEACAFFEDHALLDGFAGPADADRIARALGPYKALVLRNRGLLTVGNSVDAAAWWFIAAERAAQVQLIARAAGKPVPIEHRSALAARERFGTDLAAWVSYQPLWQTVAP from the coding sequence ATGGCCGAGCAGCCCGTACCCGTACCCGTGGACCGGCTGCGGTTCCCGATGCCACCCGTGCACACCGACCCGGACGTGGAGCGCGCCCACCGCAAGGGACGCCTCGCCGGAGCGCTGCGGCTGTTCGGGCGGCTCGGGTACGAGGAGGGCGTCGCCGGGCACGCCAGCACGCGCGACCCCGAGTTCCGGGACTGCTACTGGACCAACCCCTTCGGCCAGGCCCTGTCCGCACTCACCGCCGACGACCTGCTGCTCGTCGACGGCGACGGGCGCGTCCTCCAGGGCGACCGGCGCGTCAACGAACTGGCCTTCGCCGTGCACGCCGCCGTGCACCGGGCCCGCCCCGATGCGGTCGCGGTGGTGCACACGCACGCCCCGTACGGCAGGGCGCTGGCAGCGCTCGGCGAACTGCTCGCCCCGATCACCGAGGAGGCCTGTGCCTTCTTCGAGGACCACGCGCTCCTGGACGGTTTCGCCGGTCCGGCGGACGCCGACCGGATCGCCCGCGCCCTCGGCCCGTACAAGGCGCTGGTCCTGCGCAACCGCGGGCTGCTGACGGTGGGGAACTCCGTGGACGCGGCGGCCTGGTGGTTCATCGCGGCGGAACGCGCCGCGCAGGTGCAGCTGATCGCCCGGGCCGCCGGGAAGCCGGTACCGATCGAGCACCGTAGCGCGCTCGCCGCGCGGGAGCGTTTCGGCACGGATCTCGCCGCCTGGGTCAGCTACCAGCCCCTGTGGCAGACCGTCGCCCCCTGA
- a CDS encoding GMC oxidoreductase, whose product MSESYDYDVIVIGSGFGGSVSALRLTEKGYRVGVLEAGRRFTRESLPRNSWDLRNYLWAPALGLYGIQRIHLLGNVMVLAGAGVGGGSLNYANTLYVPPAAFFEDRQWASITDWREELAPYYDQAKRMLGVRLNPTMTPSDVHLKAAAEKMGVGDSFHMAPVGVFFGDGADAEGGCGARPGQEVPDPYFGGAGPARKACTECGECMTGCRHGAKNTLNENYLHLAERAGAVIHPMTTVTALAEHPEGGYRIRTVPTDARRRGIAKELRARHVVVAAGTYGTQTLLHTMKDNGLLPRISDRLGELTRTNSEGLVGAQTDDRRYRRRRGAGPAGEPRADFTRGVAITSSVHPDADTHIEPVRYGKGSNAMGFMTVLQVPYGKNRVRAWFARTAKHPVQLARSLSNRRWSERTIIGLVMQSLDNSLTTYRKPGGLGKGLLTARQGHGAPNPVQIKEATEAATLLAEEINGFAGSNIGELMGTPLTAHFLGGCPIGASAEQGVVDPYHRLYGHPGISVVDGSAVSANLGVNPSLTITAQAERAMSYWPNKGEQDPRPDQGAAYARLAAVEPVRPVVPKEAFGALRLPLLPVPEVPKKP is encoded by the coding sequence GTGTCTGAGTCGTACGACTACGACGTCATCGTCATCGGATCGGGCTTCGGAGGGTCGGTCTCGGCACTGCGGCTGACCGAGAAGGGGTACCGGGTCGGCGTCCTGGAGGCCGGGCGCCGGTTCACCCGCGAGAGCCTGCCGAGGAACAGCTGGGACCTGCGGAACTACCTGTGGGCCCCGGCGCTGGGGCTGTACGGCATCCAGCGCATCCACCTGCTCGGCAACGTGATGGTCCTCGCCGGCGCCGGAGTGGGCGGCGGCTCGCTCAACTACGCCAACACCCTGTACGTGCCGCCCGCGGCCTTCTTCGAGGACCGGCAGTGGGCTTCCATCACCGACTGGCGCGAGGAGCTCGCCCCGTACTACGACCAGGCCAAGCGGATGCTCGGCGTACGCCTCAATCCGACGATGACCCCCTCCGACGTCCACCTGAAGGCCGCCGCCGAGAAGATGGGCGTGGGGGACTCCTTCCACATGGCCCCGGTCGGCGTCTTCTTCGGCGACGGCGCGGACGCCGAGGGCGGCTGCGGGGCCCGCCCCGGCCAGGAGGTCCCCGACCCGTACTTCGGAGGTGCCGGACCCGCCCGCAAGGCGTGCACCGAGTGCGGCGAGTGCATGACCGGCTGCCGGCACGGCGCGAAGAACACCCTCAACGAGAACTACCTGCACCTCGCCGAGCGCGCCGGCGCCGTCATCCACCCGATGACCACCGTCACCGCGCTCGCCGAGCACCCCGAGGGCGGCTACCGGATCCGCACCGTCCCCACCGATGCCCGCCGCCGGGGCATCGCCAAGGAGCTGCGCGCCCGGCACGTGGTCGTCGCGGCGGGCACGTACGGCACCCAGACGCTGCTGCACACGATGAAGGACAACGGGCTGCTCCCGCGGATCTCGGACCGGCTCGGCGAGCTGACCCGGACCAACTCGGAGGGCCTGGTCGGTGCGCAGACCGACGACCGCCGCTACCGCAGGCGCCGCGGCGCGGGCCCCGCCGGGGAACCGCGCGCCGACTTCACGCGGGGCGTCGCGATCACCTCGTCCGTGCACCCCGACGCCGACACCCACATCGAGCCCGTCCGCTACGGCAAGGGCTCCAACGCCATGGGGTTCATGACCGTCCTCCAGGTGCCGTACGGAAAGAACCGGGTGCGGGCCTGGTTCGCCCGGACCGCGAAGCACCCGGTGCAGCTGGCCCGCTCGCTGTCCAACCGGCGCTGGTCGGAGCGCACGATCATCGGGCTCGTCATGCAGTCGCTGGACAACTCGCTGACGACGTACCGCAAGCCCGGCGGCCTCGGCAAGGGCCTGCTCACCGCCCGCCAGGGGCACGGCGCCCCGAACCCGGTGCAGATCAAGGAGGCCACCGAGGCGGCCACCCTGCTGGCCGAGGAGATCAACGGCTTCGCCGGCAGCAACATCGGCGAGCTGATGGGCACCCCGCTCACCGCGCACTTCCTCGGCGGCTGCCCGATCGGCGCCTCCGCCGAGCAGGGCGTGGTGGACCCGTACCACCGGCTGTACGGGCACCCGGGCATCTCGGTGGTCGACGGCTCGGCGGTCTCCGCGAACCTCGGGGTGAACCCGTCGCTGACGATCACGGCGCAGGCGGAGCGGGCGATGTCGTACTGGCCGAACAAGGGCGAGCAGGACCCGAGGCCGGATCAGGGTGCGGCCTACGCGCGCCTGGCAGCGGTGGAGCCCGTCCGTCCGGTGGTTCCGAAGGAGGCGTTCGGCGCGCTGCGGCTGCCGCTGCTGCCGGTGCCGGAGGTTCCGAAGAAGCCGTGA
- a CDS encoding peptidase: MATLSLGAAAPALAAEPAFPLSGPSAQVLQPSPDSGASKERSLRYDLNYVGPGNGFPGEFTVTVDLTKVAGLASVRLDPAKPRPHCTTSATAIVCKQQGLSVGPGNSFDLLVSAAQGSKNGGSGEIAVKAAVAGATVTPVTTKVTVGGPDLHMGELKPKAEVTAGEQQDLPLAFANRGTLPAKSVALELDATAGLAPAETYDNCSSQDHGSMGATTVCLVEGEFLPGESYQLSPDSPLHLKTTERAYRDSLRYGVVPDPAPRKDAPAAKAATGKKLMLVKASAAVPVSDSHLDPAAVSGTGDTDLNPGDNGRSFDFTAKGTTADFEAVTASPAGKVGDTVVADLGFRNKGPAVINYVRSGESVARTDIVMPAGVQVTDAPANCRAVNADGSARTERLGAPRYFCDGGTFADVHEPYTHKFVMKIEKAVANAKGSVTVGEPAAAGTKLHAVDPVAGNNTAAFVVDVKAGASASPSTSASTSPSPSASVSASVSASASSSVSAAGGTGGNLASTGSSVGPIALGALGAVVVGGALYVGARRRSGKHA; encoded by the coding sequence TTGGCGACACTGAGCCTCGGCGCGGCCGCCCCCGCGCTCGCCGCGGAACCCGCCTTCCCGCTCAGCGGGCCCTCCGCCCAGGTGCTCCAGCCCTCCCCGGACTCGGGCGCCTCGAAGGAGCGGAGCCTCCGCTACGACCTGAACTACGTGGGCCCCGGAAACGGCTTCCCCGGCGAGTTCACCGTCACCGTCGACCTGACCAAGGTCGCCGGGTTGGCATCCGTCCGACTCGATCCGGCCAAGCCCAGGCCGCACTGCACGACGAGCGCCACCGCGATCGTCTGCAAGCAGCAGGGCCTTTCCGTCGGGCCCGGCAACAGCTTCGACCTGCTCGTCTCCGCCGCCCAGGGCAGCAAGAACGGTGGGAGCGGCGAGATCGCGGTCAAGGCCGCGGTGGCCGGGGCGACCGTCACGCCCGTCACCACCAAGGTCACCGTCGGCGGCCCCGACCTGCACATGGGGGAACTGAAGCCCAAGGCGGAGGTGACCGCCGGCGAGCAGCAGGACCTGCCGCTCGCCTTCGCGAACCGGGGCACCCTGCCCGCCAAGTCGGTGGCGCTGGAGCTGGACGCCACGGCCGGCCTGGCGCCGGCGGAGACCTACGACAACTGCAGCAGCCAGGACCACGGCAGCATGGGCGCCACCACGGTGTGCCTCGTCGAGGGCGAGTTCCTGCCGGGTGAGTCGTACCAGCTGTCGCCGGACTCCCCGCTGCACCTCAAGACGACCGAGCGGGCCTACCGCGACTCGCTGCGGTACGGGGTCGTGCCCGACCCGGCGCCGCGCAAGGACGCGCCGGCGGCCAAGGCGGCCACCGGCAAGAAGCTGATGCTGGTCAAGGCGTCGGCGGCCGTGCCGGTCTCGGACTCCCACCTGGACCCGGCGGCCGTGAGCGGGACCGGGGACACCGACCTGAACCCGGGCGACAACGGGCGCTCGTTCGACTTCACCGCCAAGGGCACCACGGCCGATTTCGAGGCGGTCACCGCCTCGCCCGCCGGCAAGGTCGGCGACACGGTCGTGGCCGACCTCGGCTTCCGCAACAAGGGCCCGGCCGTGATCAACTACGTGCGGTCCGGTGAGAGCGTGGCCCGCACCGACATCGTGATGCCGGCCGGCGTGCAGGTCACGGACGCGCCCGCGAACTGCCGTGCGGTCAACGCCGACGGCAGCGCCCGTACGGAGCGCCTGGGTGCGCCGCGCTACTTCTGCGACGGCGGGACCTTCGCGGACGTCCACGAGCCGTACACCCACAAGTTCGTCATGAAGATCGAGAAGGCGGTCGCGAACGCCAAGGGCTCGGTCACCGTCGGCGAGCCGGCCGCGGCCGGTACCAAGCTGCACGCCGTCGACCCGGTCGCGGGCAACAACACGGCCGCGTTCGTGGTCGACGTCAAGGCCGGCGCGAGCGCGAGCCCGTCCACCTCGGCCTCCACCTCGCCGTCCCCGTCCGCCTCGGTCTCGGCGTCGGTGTCGGCGAGCGCGTCCTCGTCCGTCTCCGCCGCCGGCGGCACGGGCGGCAACCTGGCCTCGACCGGCAGCTCCGTCGGCCCGATCGCGCTGGGCGCGCTGGGTGCCGTGGTCGTCGGCGGTGCGCTGTACGTGGGGGCGCGCCGCCGCTCCGGCAAGCACGCGTAG
- a CDS encoding alpha/beta hydrolase-fold protein, whose protein sequence is MSLTGIPLFATAIVLTAIAVVLPLVVWSKVRGPAVVRVSTRAVMLLFAQVTAVALVFIAVNRQETFYNSWGDLLGTGKYVTAAPDLGPDGLGGKKAAEVKAEPKVHQEFQPVEGLGGRVKKTELDGKISGVKGDVMVWLPPQYDDPAFKDKKFPVVELIPGIPGTGKSWFQGLKAAEVLEPLMKSGKVQPFILVSPRAMLLGNGDTGCANIPGKVNADSWFSVDVRKMVTDNFRASDEARTWGVAGYSAGAYCAAKLAILHPDRYSAAVSLSGYNDPGQEPTSLVAQDPEMRRTHNLKALLKAAPAPPAVSLWMSGAEQDGYLSGTDLKGIAQNPTAVHAEKVTGGHNLDSWSKQIPQTFGWLSTQVKAP, encoded by the coding sequence ATGAGCTTGACCGGGATTCCCCTTTTCGCGACGGCGATCGTCCTTACGGCGATCGCCGTCGTCCTGCCGCTGGTCGTGTGGAGCAAGGTGCGCGGCCCCGCCGTCGTACGGGTGTCGACCCGGGCCGTGATGCTGCTGTTCGCCCAGGTCACCGCCGTGGCCCTGGTGTTCATCGCGGTGAACCGGCAGGAGACCTTCTACAACTCCTGGGGCGATCTGCTCGGCACCGGCAAGTACGTCACCGCCGCCCCCGACCTCGGCCCGGACGGGCTCGGCGGCAAGAAGGCCGCGGAGGTCAAGGCCGAGCCGAAGGTGCACCAGGAGTTCCAGCCGGTCGAGGGCCTCGGCGGCCGGGTCAAGAAGACCGAGCTCGACGGCAAGATCTCCGGGGTCAAGGGCGACGTCATGGTGTGGCTGCCGCCGCAGTACGACGACCCGGCGTTCAAGGACAAGAAGTTCCCGGTGGTGGAGCTGATCCCCGGCATACCCGGGACGGGCAAGTCCTGGTTCCAGGGGCTCAAGGCGGCCGAGGTGCTGGAGCCGCTGATGAAGAGCGGCAAGGTGCAGCCGTTCATCCTGGTCTCGCCGCGCGCGATGCTGCTGGGCAACGGCGACACCGGCTGCGCGAACATCCCCGGCAAGGTCAACGCCGACAGCTGGTTCAGCGTCGACGTCCGCAAGATGGTCACCGACAACTTCCGGGCGTCGGACGAGGCCCGCACCTGGGGCGTCGCCGGGTACTCGGCGGGTGCGTACTGCGCCGCGAAGCTGGCGATCCTGCACCCCGACCGCTACAGCGCGGCCGTCTCCCTGTCCGGATACAACGACCCGGGCCAGGAGCCCACCTCGCTCGTCGCCCAGGACCCGGAGATGCGGCGCACCCACAACCTGAAGGCCCTGCTCAAGGCCGCGCCCGCGCCGCCGGCGGTGTCGCTGTGGATGTCGGGCGCCGAGCAGGACGGCTACCTGTCCGGCACGGACCTCAAGGGGATCGCGCAGAACCCCACCGCGGTGCACGCGGAGAAGGTCACCGGCGGCCACAACCTCGACTCGTGGTCGAAGCAGATCCCGCAGACCTTCGGCTGGCTGAGCACGCAGGTCAAGGCGCCGTAG
- a CDS encoding PspC domain-containing protein, whose protein sequence is MTKHDSPPSPAGAGAAPPPPGGRTADRPADRATDRAADRPSLRRSKRDKVLAGVCGGLGRYFDLDPVIFRIVLGVLAITGGVGLIFYGFAWLLVPVDGEEDSEAKKLLTGRVEGATLAAVFAALVGCALFLSMLDNGGLAVFSVLAVLALGGASYWSQRRRSTAAPEAEPQATHRPGPPETQAPPAPGSPSWWRDPLVKDGTTGPVGTTGYLWGPDDSADANAARNIGSGRVAAEFGRAAATPVPRGGIGGRVFVLALLAGGVATASVWQGSTLSHALQIGLASALAVFGLGLAFSSVKGRTGFGTILLAMITAGLLAGASALPREIGTDWKAVEWRPAAVADVKPVYTAGTGLATLDLSRLDVPKGSTLPVRAHLKAGRLKVILPREVTAQADVSVKLGDIAMPGDTSQDVRIKSGGETQQVTLKPSAGTEAGGTIELHLDTGVGQVEVARAAS, encoded by the coding sequence ATGACCAAGCACGACTCCCCGCCCTCTCCGGCCGGTGCCGGCGCGGCACCGCCGCCGCCGGGCGGCCGCACCGCGGACCGGCCCGCCGACCGCGCGACCGATCGCGCCGCCGACCGGCCGTCGCTGCGCCGCAGCAAGCGCGACAAGGTCCTCGCGGGCGTGTGCGGCGGTTTGGGCCGGTACTTCGACCTGGATCCGGTGATCTTCCGGATCGTGCTCGGCGTCCTCGCGATCACCGGCGGTGTGGGCCTGATCTTCTACGGCTTCGCCTGGCTGCTGGTGCCGGTGGACGGCGAGGAGGACAGCGAGGCGAAGAAGCTGCTGACCGGCCGGGTCGAGGGTGCCACCCTGGCCGCGGTGTTCGCGGCCCTGGTCGGCTGCGCACTGTTCCTGTCGATGCTGGACAACGGCGGACTGGCCGTGTTCTCCGTCCTGGCCGTCCTGGCCCTCGGCGGCGCCTCGTACTGGTCGCAGCGCCGCCGGAGCACGGCCGCCCCCGAGGCGGAGCCGCAGGCGACGCACCGCCCGGGCCCGCCGGAGACCCAGGCGCCGCCCGCGCCGGGCAGTCCGTCGTGGTGGCGGGACCCGCTGGTCAAGGACGGCACCACCGGCCCCGTCGGAACCACCGGGTACCTGTGGGGGCCGGATGATTCCGCCGACGCCAACGCCGCCCGGAACATCGGGAGCGGTCGCGTCGCGGCGGAGTTCGGGCGGGCCGCTGCCACGCCGGTCCCGCGCGGTGGCATCGGCGGCCGGGTGTTCGTCCTGGCCCTGCTGGCCGGGGGCGTCGCCACCGCGTCGGTCTGGCAGGGCAGCACCCTCTCGCACGCGCTGCAGATCGGGCTGGCCTCGGCGCTGGCCGTCTTCGGTCTGGGTCTGGCGTTCAGCTCGGTCAAGGGCCGCACCGGTTTCGGGACCATCCTGCTCGCGATGATCACCGCCGGGCTGCTGGCCGGCGCCTCCGCGCTGCCCCGTGAGATCGGCACCGACTGGAAGGCCGTGGAGTGGCGGCCGGCCGCGGTGGCCGATGTGAAGCCCGTGTACACGGCGGGCACGGGGCTGGCGACGCTGGACCTGAGCCGGCTGGACGTGCCGAAGGGCAGCACGCTGCCCGTACGCGCCCACCTGAAGGCGGGCCGGCTCAAGGTGATCCTGCCCCGCGAGGTCACGGCGCAGGCCGATGTCTCGGTCAAGCTGGGCGACATCGCGATGCCCGGGGACACCAGCCAGGACGTACGCATCAAGAGCGGTGGCGAAACCCAGCAGGTGACGCTGAAGCCGTCCGCCGGCACCGAGGCCGGGGGGACGATCGAGCTGCACCTGGACACGGGTGTGGGACAGGTGGAGGTGGCCCGTGCGGCGTCATGA